From Camelina sativa cultivar DH55 chromosome 7, Cs, whole genome shotgun sequence, one genomic window encodes:
- the LOC104702934 gene encoding heptahelical transmembrane protein 3 isoform X1: MKKRRAARKSPTMVEVTDCTGLDSGEETRIVRRLMKFEDLPEYLKDNEFIHNHYRCQWSLKDTFLSAFSWHNETLNIWTHLIGFAIFLWMTVVSCLETTELSLAGVFNGMSGARICLSSNQTLLLHQDSNVTQHISGLKTQGEAIPKWPWLVYLAGSMGCLICSSVSHLLACHSKRFSLFFWRLDYAGISLMIVASFFAPIYYAFSCHPNFRLLYLSSISFLGLLAIITLLSPALSSPRFRAFRANIFLAMGSSAVIPAAHVLCLYWDHPNVFVALGYEIVTGLSYALGAAFYVSRVPERWKPGAFDMAGHSHQIFHVFVVFGALAHCVTSLFIIDFVRASPSCGV, encoded by the exons ATGAAGAAACGAAGAGCGGCGAGGAAATCTCCAACGATGGTGGAGGTCACCGATTGTACAGGTTTAGATTCCGGGGAAGAGACGAGAATCGTGAGGAGGTTGATGAAGTTCGAAGACTTGCCTGAGTATTTGAAGGACAACGAGTTTATACACAACCATTATCGTTGCCAATGGTCTCTCAAAGATACGTTCCTCAGTGCTTTCTCTTGGCACAACGAGACTCTCAACATCTGGAC GCACTTAATTGGATTTGCGATATTTTTGTGGATGACGGTGGTGAGTTGCTTAGAGACGACGGAGCTTAGCCTCGCCGGCGTTTTCAACGGCATGTCCGG AGCGAGGATTTGCCTCTCAAGCAATCAGACTCTGCTTCTTCAC CAGGATTCGAACGTGACACAACACATATCAGGTCTTAAAACTCAAGGAGAAGCTATTCCAAAATGGCCATGGCTCGTGTACTTAGCCGGATCAATGGGGTGCCTAATCTGCAGCTCTGTTTCACACCTTCTCGCTTGCCACTCAAAACGTTTCAGCCTCTTTTTCTGGCGTTTGGACTACGCAGGAATCTCACTTATGATCGTCGCTTCTTTCTTTGCACCAATCTACTACGCTTTCTCCTGCCACCCTAACTTCCGTTTACTCTACTTGTCCTCGATCTCATTCCTCGGTCTCCTCGCCATCATCACTCTTCTCTCTCCAGCTCTCTCATCGCCGCGTTTCAGAGCTTTCAGAGCAAATATTTTCCTAGCAATGGGATCATCTGCCGTGATACCTGCTGCTCATGTGCTTTGCCTTTACTGGGATCACCCTAACGTGTTCGTCGCCCTCGGTTACGAGATTGTCACGGGATTGTCGTATGCTTTGGGAGCAGCGTTTTATGTTAGCCGTGTCCCTGAGAGATGGAAGCCTGGTGCGTTTGATATGGCAGGACATAGCCATCAGATATTCCATGTGTTTGTAGTTTTTGGTGCTCTTGCTCATTGTGTTACCTCTCTTTTCATCATTGATTTTGTACGGGCTTCCCCTTCTTGTGGGGTTTAG
- the LOC104702934 gene encoding heptahelical transmembrane protein 3 isoform X2 produces MKKRRAARKSPTMVEVTDCTGLDSGEETRIVRRLMKFEDLPEYLKDNEFIHNHYRCQWSLKDTFLSAFSWHNETLNIWTHLIGFAIFLWMTVVSCLETTELSLAGVFNGMSGARICLSSNQTLLLHDSNVTQHISGLKTQGEAIPKWPWLVYLAGSMGCLICSSVSHLLACHSKRFSLFFWRLDYAGISLMIVASFFAPIYYAFSCHPNFRLLYLSSISFLGLLAIITLLSPALSSPRFRAFRANIFLAMGSSAVIPAAHVLCLYWDHPNVFVALGYEIVTGLSYALGAAFYVSRVPERWKPGAFDMAGHSHQIFHVFVVFGALAHCVTSLFIIDFVRASPSCGV; encoded by the exons ATGAAGAAACGAAGAGCGGCGAGGAAATCTCCAACGATGGTGGAGGTCACCGATTGTACAGGTTTAGATTCCGGGGAAGAGACGAGAATCGTGAGGAGGTTGATGAAGTTCGAAGACTTGCCTGAGTATTTGAAGGACAACGAGTTTATACACAACCATTATCGTTGCCAATGGTCTCTCAAAGATACGTTCCTCAGTGCTTTCTCTTGGCACAACGAGACTCTCAACATCTGGAC GCACTTAATTGGATTTGCGATATTTTTGTGGATGACGGTGGTGAGTTGCTTAGAGACGACGGAGCTTAGCCTCGCCGGCGTTTTCAACGGCATGTCCGG AGCGAGGATTTGCCTCTCAAGCAATCAGACTCTGCTTCTTCAC GATTCGAACGTGACACAACACATATCAGGTCTTAAAACTCAAGGAGAAGCTATTCCAAAATGGCCATGGCTCGTGTACTTAGCCGGATCAATGGGGTGCCTAATCTGCAGCTCTGTTTCACACCTTCTCGCTTGCCACTCAAAACGTTTCAGCCTCTTTTTCTGGCGTTTGGACTACGCAGGAATCTCACTTATGATCGTCGCTTCTTTCTTTGCACCAATCTACTACGCTTTCTCCTGCCACCCTAACTTCCGTTTACTCTACTTGTCCTCGATCTCATTCCTCGGTCTCCTCGCCATCATCACTCTTCTCTCTCCAGCTCTCTCATCGCCGCGTTTCAGAGCTTTCAGAGCAAATATTTTCCTAGCAATGGGATCATCTGCCGTGATACCTGCTGCTCATGTGCTTTGCCTTTACTGGGATCACCCTAACGTGTTCGTCGCCCTCGGTTACGAGATTGTCACGGGATTGTCGTATGCTTTGGGAGCAGCGTTTTATGTTAGCCGTGTCCCTGAGAGATGGAAGCCTGGTGCGTTTGATATGGCAGGACATAGCCATCAGATATTCCATGTGTTTGTAGTTTTTGGTGCTCTTGCTCATTGTGTTACCTCTCTTTTCATCATTGATTTTGTACGGGCTTCCCCTTCTTGTGGGGTTTAG
- the LOC104704999 gene encoding receptor like protein 30-like — MSSWNKSSDCCSWENVTCDTRSGKVISLDLNNIPFNNSLKPNSGLFKLQYLQHLAISFCNLNGEIPSSLGKLSHLTYLDLSQNELVGQVPTSIGNLTQLSSLILPDNHLSGKLPVSFANLTKLSTLHLTNNNFESELPHEMSRLHNLEYVLLSGNSFSGPFPTFLFTISSLQMVYSRKNQFKGPIEFGNISSFSSLRALSLSSNQCDGPIPESISKFVNLNILDLSFNNFTGSIPRSISKLANLHYLDLSHNKLEGEVPHCLWRLQLLKLSYNSFSSFGKSSQVLDGTQMNVLSLISNSFQGPFPHLICDLRSLGFLDLSINNFSGVIPPCLRNNTNLEVLNLSYNNFSGTFPDMFVNVTNLNTLDVSWNQLEGKLSESMINCKALKHLNVGSNKFKDKFPSWLGSLPSLNVLILRSNQFYGPLYDHQVSTGFQNLKVIDISQNDFIGAIPSFYFSSWRAMATSEYDNMYMENFMVYVAMYRNSMEFMHKGVEREFTRIREDFIAIDFSENKFGGRIPESIGLLKGLRLLNLSSNAFTSDIPQSLAKLINLEALDLSRNQLLGQIPRNLGTLSFLSTMDFSHNNLEGPIPQSTQFQSQNCSSFMGNPRLYDLSGICGKPPVPNLTPREFSEPKEQVINWIAAAIAYVPGVFCGLMIGHIFVSQKHEWFMEKFHGNKPSVVIKSAR; from the coding sequence ATGAGTTCTTGGAACAAGAGCAGTGATTGTTGTTCCTGGGAGAATGTAACGTGCGATACTAGATCTGGCAAGGTGATTTCTCTTGACCTTAACAACATTCCTTTCAACAACTCTTTGAAACCAAATAGTGGTCTTTTCAAACTCCAATATCTTCAACACCTAGCCATTTCCTTTTGCAATCTCAATGGGGAGATTCCTTCTTCATTAGGAAAACTTTCTCATCTCACTTATCTTGACCTTTCACAAAATGAATTAGTTGGTCAAGTTCCAACTTCAATTGGAAACTTGACCCAACTAAGCTCCTTGATCCTCCCTGATAACCACTTGAGTGGAAAACTTCCAGTTTCATTTGCCAATTTAACGAAACTTTCCACACTTCACCTCACTAATAATAACTTCGAATCTGAGCTCCCACATGAGATGAGTAGACTCCACAACTTGGAGTATGTTCTCTTAAGTGGAAACTCATTTTCTGGGCCTTTTCCTACATTTTTGTTCACGATTTCTTCGTTACAAATGGTTTATTCGAGGAAAAACCAGTTCAAGGGACCTATAGAGTTTGGGAATATATCTTCATTCTCTAGTCTTCGTGCTCTGTCCCTTTCCAGTAACCAATGCGATGGCCCAATCCCTGAATCTATATCTAAGTTTGTTAATCTCAACATCTTAGATCTTAGTTTCAACAATTTCACTGGGTCAATACCCAGATCAATATCAAAGTTAGCCAACCTCCATTACCTTGATCTCTCCCACAATAAGTTAGAAGGCGAAGTACCACATTGCTTATGGAGATTGCAACTGTTGAAGCTTTCTTACAATTCTTTTAGCAGTTTTGGAAAATCATCTCAAGTTTTGGATGGGACACAAATGAATGTGTTGAGTCTTATATCAAATTCATTTCAAGGACCATTTCCCCATTTGATATGTGATCTTAGATCGTTAGGTTTCTTAGATTTGTCCATCAATAACTTCAGTGGCGTGATTCCTCCATGTTTAAGGAATAACACTAATCTTGAAGTTCTTAATCTCAGCTACAACAATTTCAGTGGTACTTTTCCTGATATGTTTGTCAATGTTACCAATTTAAACACACTTGATGTTAGCTGGAATCAGTTGGAAGGAAAGCTCTCAGAGTCCATGATAAATTGCAAAGCTCTGAAACATTTGAATGTGGGAAGCAACAAATTCAAGGATAAATTTCCATCTTGGTTGGGCTCTCTACCATCGTTAAACGTCCTCATCCTCCGATCAAATCAATTCTATGGGCCGCTATATGATCACCAAGTCTCCACtggatttcaaaatctaaaAGTCATTGACATCTCACAAAATGACTTCATTGGAGCCATCCcatctttctatttttccaGCTGGCGTGCCATGGCCACATCAGAATATGATAACATGTACATGGAAAATTTCATGGTGTATGTTGCTATGTACCGTAATTCAATGGAGTTTATGCACAAAGGAGTAGAAAGAGAATTTACAAGGATCCGAGAAGACTTCATAGCCATTGATTTTTCGGAAAACAAATTTGGTGGAAGAATCCCTGAATCTATTGGATTGTTGAAGGGGTTGCGTCTACTCAACTTGTCAAGTAATGCTTTCACAAGTGACATACCTCAATCATTGGCAAAACTGATAAATCTTGAGGCATTAGACCTATCCCGGAATCAATTGTTAGGCCAAATTCCTCGAAATCTTGGTACGCTCTCCTTTTTATCAACCATGGACTTCTCCCACAACAATCTCGAAGGTCCAATACCACAAAGCACACAGTTTCAAAGCCAAAATTGTTCTTCATTCATGGGCAACCCCAGACTTTACGATCTTAGTGGAATCTGCGGAAAACCTCCTGTCCCAAATCTTACACCACGTGAATTTTCAGAGCCTAAAGAACAAGTGATTAACTGGATAGCAGCGGCAATAGCATACGTACCTGGTGTTTTTTGCGGCTTGATGATTGGACATATCTTCGTATCACAAAAACATGAGTGGTTCATGGAAAAGTTCCATGGAAACAAGCCCAGCGTAGTAATCAAAAGCGCACGTTGA
- the LOC104702936 gene encoding xylose isomerase-like, with protein sequence MAVHLRNLTKTWSYAAAQVKKAMEVTHYLGRENYVFWGGREGYQTLLNTDMGKELYHLFGQGDHGRLVISLVGSTNGNN encoded by the exons ATGGCAGTACACTTGAG GAATCTAACAAAAACTTGGAGTTACGCTGCTGCTCAAGTGAAGAAGGCAATGGAGGTGACACATTACTTGGGCCGTGAAAACTACGTTTTCTGGGGTGGCCGTGAAGGTTATCAGACGCTCTTGAACACTGACATGGGAAAAGAGCTTTATCATCTG TTTGGTCAGGGAGACCATGGTAGACTTGTGATCAGTTTGGTCGGGTCAACAAATGGCAACAACTAG